AAGTACTTACATATATGGCATAACCTATGCCAAGTTCGGGCTCGTCCAACCACAGGATAAGATCGTGGATCGCTTCGCTCTCAGGATCTATCCTTATTCGTTAGGCAGTTTCTCAGAGATCCTCAAGCGTGAGGCCCGTGCGCTTGGCGATGCGTGCCAGCATGCGGGGGCCAATCTCTTCTGAGTCATGAAACGCGAAGACGTAATCTGGCCAGCCAGGTCGCGACAGAATTCGGTGAGATGTTTCAGATTGACGCTTGATCGTCCAGCCAATTCGCAGCAAGGCGGCCAGCACAAGGCGAGCTTTAGCTGACGGCCATTGACTCATGCCGGCATCGCGAAGACTTCATGCAATTCGGGGATTGCCTCACCGTGTTCCAGTCGATCAGCCAGCACGCGCAAAGCTAAAGCTTTGACTTTTGAAATCGCTTCTTCACGACTCTGCCCATAGATCATCACACCGGGTAGATCGGGAATTTCGGCTATCCACCGACCATCTTCCTCGCGTTCAATTTCGATATTCATCCTTCACACCTCCGATACACACATTAGCGGAGTTTTCCCAGAAAAATCCGCCTTTTCCGCTGCGGTGAGCTTTCGTTTAGGCTTTGCCATTAAAAGAGGTCGCCCCCTCCTACCCGGTTTTGACGATCAAATGACCTCAGCGCGTCTTTATTATTCTCCAGTACTTGATGCCAGGCACCCCTCCCTGAGACTCGGGACATCGCCTCTCGTGTATGTCAGAGGCGTTTGCTCCATAAACATACCCACAGATTGTACATTCAATCTTGTAGGCATACTGTCCCCGATCGGTCCCCGGCACTCCATAATAATCGCAACACTTCTGACCGTGACGATTGACGTATCCTATCTCAGTTGTCTCGCCTTTCCCGTGTTGCCAGTCAACAGGACTATCGATGTCCTTCATGATTATCCTTTTTCCCAACTGCCACAGTTGAGGCGGACCGGCCTTTTGGGCGTCGCCTCAAGCGAAAGTTAGCGCAGGGCTTTCCAAAAGTCGGACGAACTGAGTTAATGTGTCAACCTGCCTCTTTTTCAATCAGGCTGGCAACACAGCCAATGAGCTCTTCTGGATTTGAGATCCATGGCAGCACCTGTGATTCTTCAAAGCTGACAAAGTCGATGTAGTCACCCTCTTGGCGTCTCTCAAAAAGATCATTGTAGATCCTGGCTAAATCCTGATGTCGCTATTCCATTCATCGTGGTTCCGTACAATTGATGAGATCACCTCCCCCGTCTCCCACTCCAGCTCATAGAGTCTATGACGGATTCGATCCGTGCGTTCATCGCTGACAGGGCCGTCCACAAGGATCAGGAAGTCCCAATCTGATTCTGATAGAGCATCACCACGGGAGCGGCAACCGTAAAGAATGATCTCTGCATCAGGCTCCGCCTGATGCACAGCCTCCTTTATCTGTTCGAGCAATTCTTCTCTATTCATATGAATACCTCGTATTCTCACGGGCGCTAACGACGCAAATCAACTGCCGCTGTAAGCGGTCGGCTGCATTTGCCTTGTTAGGCGTGCCTTAGCTGCTTCAATATATTATCATAATCCGTATGTGAACCGACCCAGAACCAGATTATTTCACTGTCCTGCTGTATGCCTAAAGCACGATACTCTCTTGAAATACGAACTGCATAAATCGGCCGCTTCGAATGTACTCGTTTGAAGTGTAACCCCGGATAATAAGGGTCTTTTTTGAACTGTGCATAAGCCTCTCTCGCCTGCCTTTGGGTTTCCTTCGGCAGATCTGCCAGGAGTTTACGAAAACGCTCTGCCGTACGGGATATCACAGCTCGTCAATATCCAAAGTTTTTGTCTTGCCTTGTGCATGCTCTGCAAGTGCCTCATCCGCCAGTTTATCTAATACATCTTCCGACTCAGCGAATGCTTTTTCCCATTTTTTATCGGATATGATTTCCTCAATCAGCCATCGGGCCAAAGCATTTTGTTCCAATTCCGACAACTTTGACGCCTCTTCAAAAGCTTTTTCAAGAAGTTGTGTCATAGTCTACCTCCAATATTTTTTATACGCCTAACGACCAAGCTCGGTGGTGCGGATGGAGCGCAGCGGAATCTCCATCCAGTGCAGCGCACTGCATAATTTTTCAAGAAAATCGTCTACTGTCATTCGAGCCTGTTTTAAAATATGAGACAATGTTGAACGTTTAATCGGTTTGTGGGCAGGTACAATGATTTTAAAAGTCTCATTACCGACATGCTTTTGCAGTCGAATATGTGATCCACGTTGACGAACGATTACCCATCCGTCACGTTGTAACCCTTTGATCACCTTCTCGTAATTCAAGCTGGGGATTTTACTCATATGGCTAATTCTAACGATTCGGCATCAGGAATAGCTACAATATCATCCTCCACAGGCTCTAAATAAAGTTCGATTGCTTCTTTAATATTTCTTACGGCTTCCTCTTTTGTATCACCTTCGGATATGCAGCCAGGCAATGAGGGAACAATTACAGTATATCCGCCATCATCACTTGGTTCGAGATAAATTTTGATTTTCACATTACTACCTCCACTTACAGTTATAATTTCTATATGACGTGGCCCCGCTTCTATAACTCCAGTCTTTGGATTAATCCACAGCGAGTGTGATACCCATTCCCTTTTTAAATAACAAGCGGCTATTCGCAACTTTCGTTCTAAATCCCTGCGTTTCATGCAATCATTATCTTATCCTGGATTGCATCGTCAGGCAAACCACGTAGAATATTTTCTCTTCGATCTTGCAGAATCACTATGATTGCTTGACGCAGATTCTCTTTCGTTTCATCTATTGTTTCTCCTTGTCTATTGGCACCTGCTACTTCTGGACAAATTGCTCAATATCCACCCTCAGGTGCCGGCTCCATAATAGTGGTAAATTCTGCTTTCATAATTTTACCTCCATTTGCATTGGCCCAACGACCACCCTCAGCGGCGGAGTTAGCCGTCCGCTGCAACGGGTTGTTAAGCGATTTCCTTTTTCAATATATCCTTATCTAATTCCAGAGTATAGGACAGAATTGTATCGATATTGATCTTTTTGGATGCCTTAAGAATTTCAATTCCGGTTAGTTTTCCATCTGCTGTAGTATCAATATTTATACCTTCCGCGATTTCAATAACACCATTCGGCTTTTGCTCGCCGAGGCTAAGGTATAAGGCATCTACCTCTTCGTCATAATGGACTTTCATTGCCTTCTTCCTTTCTTCAAAGGATAACTTGTAATTACAGTTTGTATATCACCTTCGACGGAAACAACAACTTTTATAGGATATTCAAATCTTTAGACATCTTTAATTATCTCATGTTCACCATCTTGAAAATCCAAATCCTTTAATATCTCCTCAATTGTTGTTTCCGGTATATTATACAGTCTTGCCCTTGTTTTGCATGACGCGAGAATTTAATTACCATTTCGCATTGCCCTTCGAATCAACTTTCTCGCTTAACTCGTTATTCTACCCAATCTCCGTTTTTCCGTTACGGTTGCTAGTCAGTCGGTGTACTCAAATGTAAGATTACCGCTTCCCGCCCTTCCCCGTCAAGGAAATCCAATGAAAAGACCCTTGACGAGCGGCAGGTTGCCAATGACTATAACATTAGTGTATTGACGTTATGGAGATTGTGTATAAGCACGTGGAGTTTATGAAACCGGCCAAGGGAGAACTCGAGCGGAAACTTCTTGGCTATGCCGAATTTCTGCGGAAACGGCAACTGGCACCGCCAAAGCACCAGCCACACTTGGTTCGCTGGGTGCGGGAGTTCCTGGTCTTTGCGACGGAGCATCGCGGATACACTTTCGAGCAAACCCTGGACAAGTTTCTCGCCGCCGCCTGCGCCACTACGCAAGAAGCACGGAAAAGACATATCTGCATTGGACGCGACCGGAGTGTGTCCAGACACCTGTCGCACGAAGCCAAGCACATCCACACGGGGCCACCCACATGGTTCTTGCCCCGCTTCCGTCCCCGCGCTAGGTTTGCATCATAACCCGCCGGCGCTCCACCGTGGATACATTCACCAAGGGGCGCCGGGTGCGCGGCGCGTTTCCCTGTGGCGCCTGCAGGTGACGGCTCAATCGATGGGCGCGCCAACCCAAATGGGCATCCACAGATTACACAGATTGACACAGATTAAAGAATCAAGGAGCTCGATGGAAAATACAGTCATCTTTGGCCATCGCTGAAATCTGTGGAATAGTACATTCCGGTCGTGACCGTGAGATACGCTATCTTTTCAACAAATTCCACGTAAAACCCACAAATGACGTTGTGCGGTTGAACTATGGCAAGACTCAACTTTATCGTGATCATGATATTACTTCTGCTGGGGCAATGTGTATGGGCCGAGGAGGTTCCATATACTCTTGAGGATAGAGATAGACTCATTAGAGTTGAGGCTAAAATAGAGGACATAGACAAAAGATTTGAACAGATAGACAAACGATTTGAGCAGGTCGAGAGGCGCATAGAGAGGCTGGAAAACGTAATGATCTGGGGATTCGGGTTATTATTTACCACGATGATAGGATTGCTTGGTTTTGTATTGTGGGACAGAAGAACAGCGCTGTCGCCTGCAATAAGGAAGAATAAGGAATTAGAAGAAAGAAACGATAAGATTGTGAAGGCATTGAAGGAATATGCCTATAAAGAACCAAAACTGGCAGAGATACTTCGTAATGTGGGTCTAATGTAAACTTTCCACCTTGTTCCCAAGCCGGACCATCCACCTTGTTCCCAACCTCCAGCTTGGGAACGAGGGGAAATAATAGACCTAATATTTGATGCCAAGTTCTATTTCCCCTCCCCTTGTGGGAGGGGATTAAGGGGAGGGGAATGTAACTGATTGACATACGTTAATTTTCTCACCCTCACCCCAACCCTCTCCTTCCCCTCCCCTTGTGGGAGGGGATTAAGGGGAGGGGGAGAGAGGGATTTTTTGACCTTCGTTAACCTTTTTGCTTAAGGTCTCCACTTTAGAACGCTGCCAAAAGTTTGCGGAGCTCCGACGGGCCCGGACGAGCCTCCATCGGGAGGACCTTATCGGCGCCCCTGAGCGTAGCCGATAGTCACCAGGGCGGCCTTTATCTCGTCGAGAATGGCTGGGTCGTCGATGGTGGCCGGGATCTTGTAGTCCTTGTTGTCGGCGATTTTCTGGATCGTGCCGCGCAGGATCTTGCCCGAGCGGGTCTTTGGCAGCCGCTTGACCACCGTGGCCTTCTTGAAGCTGGCCACCGGGCCGATGCGGTCACGCACCATCTGGATCAGTTCATTGACGATTTCTTCGTGGGGACGGGTGACACCGGCCTTGAGCACCACGAATCCCACCGGCACCTGCCCCTTGAGATCGTCTTCAACCCCCAGCACGGCGCACTCGGCCACATCCGGATGGTCGCTCAGGACCTCCTCCATGGCGCCGGTGCTCAGGCGGTGACCGGCCACGTTGATGATGTCGTCGGTGCGGCCCATGACGAACACGTACCCGTCCTCGTCGATGAAGCCGGCGTCGGCCGTCTTGTAGTAGCCGGGAAATTCTTCCAGATAACTTTTGATGAGGCCCTGGTCGTTGTTGTACAGGGTAACCAGGGCCCCCGGCGGCAGGGGGAGCTTGACCACCAGGGCGCCGATCTGGCCGGCCGGCAGGGGCTGGTTGTTGGGGTCCACCACCTGGAGGTTCCATCCCGGCGCCGGCTTGGTGGCGGACCCCTCCTTCACCGGGTACGCGTGCAGGCCCAGGCAGTTGGCGCAGATGGCCCAGCCGGTCTCGGTCTGCCACCAGTGATCGATCACCGGCACCTTCAGTGCTTTTTGAGCCCATTTGAGGGTGTCTGGATCGAGCCGCTCGCCGGCCAAAAAGAGGGCGTAAAAGTTCGAAAGATCGTATTTTTGCATCAGCTCGGCCCGCGGGTCCTCACGTTTTATGGCCCGGAGGGCGGTAGGCGCGGTGAACATGGTGCGCACCTTGTGTTGCCCGATCACCCGCCAGAACACCCCGGCATCCGGCGT
This is a stretch of genomic DNA from Desulfoglaeba alkanexedens ALDC. It encodes these proteins:
- a CDS encoding type II toxin-antitoxin system HicB family antitoxin, coding for MNIEIEREEDGRWIAEIPDLPGVMIYGQSREEAISKVKALALRVLADRLEHGEAIPELHEVFAMPA
- a CDS encoding nucleotidyltransferase domain-containing protein, which gives rise to MNREELLEQIKEAVHQAEPDAEIILYGCRSRGDALSESDWDFLILVDGPVSDERTDRIRHRLYELEWETGEVISSIVRNHDEWNSDIRI
- a CDS encoding DUF2283 domain-containing protein; this encodes MKVHYDEEVDALYLSLGEQKPNGVIEIAEGINIDTTADGKLTGIEILKASKKINIDTILSYTLELDKDILKKEIA
- a CDS encoding type II toxin-antitoxin system HicA family toxin — protein: MSQWPSAKARLVLAALLRIGWTIKRQSETSHRILSRPGWPDYVFAFHDSEEIGPRMLARIAKRTGLTLEDL
- a CDS encoding type II toxin-antitoxin system HicB family antitoxin — protein: MKIKIYLEPSDDGGYTVIVPSLPGCISEGDTKEEAVRNIKEAIELYLEPVEDDIVAIPDAESLELAI